The Desulfovibrio sp. TomC genome includes a window with the following:
- a CDS encoding P-II family nitrogen regulator gives MKKIEAIIKPFKLDEVKDALDALGVHGLTVTEVRGYGRQKGHVEAYRGIEYQVQFNAKVKIEVVVADGMAEKVVAAIRETANTGAIGDGKIFIYSLEGVVRIRTGETGDAAI, from the coding sequence ATGAAAAAAATTGAAGCTATCATCAAGCCGTTCAAGCTCGACGAAGTCAAAGACGCCCTGGACGCGCTTGGCGTGCATGGCCTGACCGTCACCGAAGTCCGCGGCTACGGCCGCCAGAAGGGACATGTCGAGGCCTACCGCGGCATTGAGTATCAGGTGCAGTTCAACGCCAAGGTGAAAATCGAAGTGGTCGTGGCCGACGGTATGGCCGAGAAGGTTGTGGCCGCCATCCGCGAAACGGCCAACACCGGGGCCATCGGCGACGGCAAGATCTTCATCTATTCCCTGGAAGGCGTGGTGCGCATCCGCACCGGAGAAACCGGCGACGCGGCCATCTAG
- a CDS encoding ammonium transporter, which yields MKKGILTLLLALFVTTLALPLTALADDAATPPPASDPSGASIGTAADVIGATAGAPTKEEMEALSPKEPLAAKLADVVGHNRIAINMVWTLICGFLVMFMQAGFALAETGFTRAKNAGHTMAMNMMVYGIGMLGYWICGFALQMGGVGGVATLGGAQALANEFTITIGGNEFGLFGTTGFFLSGVSYDAVIFSVFLFQMVFMDTTATIPTGTMAERWTFKSFVIYAFFISMFVYPLYANWVWGGGWLSVLGKMYALGHGVVDFAGSSVVHMTGGVASLAGGIVLGPRLGKYREDGTPVAIPGHHIPMAVAGCFILAFGWFGFNAGSTLAGGDLRIGVIAVNTMLASAAGAFSSMLYMWTFYGKPDISMSANGLLAGLVAITAPCAFVNSVSAVIIGGIAGLLLCVSVFFVERTLKVDDPVGAISVHGVNGAFGLLCVGLFADGTYGDALNGVAGGVTGLFYGDGSQLMAQLIGIITNFVFVFIVMYAFFKVLNMIIPIRVKPEHELEGLDQHEVAVSAYPEFVLQKTHR from the coding sequence ATGAAAAAAGGCATCCTCACACTGCTTCTGGCCCTCTTTGTAACCACGCTGGCCCTGCCGCTGACGGCACTGGCCGACGACGCCGCAACGCCGCCTCCGGCTTCCGATCCCTCCGGCGCGTCTATCGGCACTGCCGCCGACGTCATCGGCGCCACGGCGGGCGCGCCCACCAAGGAAGAGATGGAAGCGCTGTCCCCCAAGGAACCCCTGGCCGCCAAACTGGCCGACGTCGTCGGCCATAACCGCATCGCCATCAACATGGTCTGGACGCTCATTTGCGGCTTCCTGGTCATGTTCATGCAGGCCGGCTTCGCTTTGGCTGAAACAGGCTTTACCCGGGCCAAAAACGCCGGCCACACCATGGCCATGAACATGATGGTCTACGGCATCGGCATGCTCGGCTACTGGATCTGCGGCTTTGCCCTGCAGATGGGCGGCGTAGGCGGCGTGGCCACCCTCGGCGGTGCCCAGGCCCTGGCCAACGAGTTCACCATCACTATCGGCGGCAACGAGTTCGGCCTGTTCGGCACCACCGGCTTTTTCCTGTCCGGCGTGTCCTATGATGCCGTCATCTTCTCGGTGTTCCTGTTCCAGATGGTCTTCATGGACACCACCGCCACCATCCCCACCGGCACCATGGCCGAGCGCTGGACCTTTAAGTCCTTCGTCATCTACGCCTTCTTCATCTCCATGTTCGTCTATCCCCTCTACGCCAACTGGGTCTGGGGCGGCGGCTGGCTGTCGGTTCTGGGCAAGATGTACGCCCTGGGCCACGGCGTGGTGGACTTCGCCGGTTCCTCGGTAGTGCACATGACCGGCGGCGTGGCCTCCCTGGCCGGCGGCATCGTGCTTGGGCCGCGTCTTGGCAAATACCGTGAAGACGGCACCCCGGTGGCCATCCCCGGCCACCACATCCCCATGGCCGTGGCCGGCTGCTTCATCCTGGCCTTCGGCTGGTTCGGCTTCAACGCCGGCTCCACCCTGGCCGGCGGCGACCTGCGCATCGGCGTCATTGCCGTCAACACCATGCTGGCCTCGGCCGCCGGCGCGTTCAGCTCCATGCTCTACATGTGGACCTTCTACGGCAAGCCCGACATCTCCATGTCCGCCAACGGCCTGCTGGCCGGTCTGGTGGCCATCACCGCCCCCTGCGCCTTCGTCAACTCTGTCTCGGCCGTGATCATCGGCGGGATTGCCGGCCTGCTGCTGTGTGTCAGCGTCTTTTTTGTCGAGCGCACCCTCAAGGTTGACGATCCGGTCGGCGCCATCTCGGTCCACGGCGTCAACGGCGCTTTCGGCCTGCTGTGCGTTGGCCTTTTCGCCGACGGCACCTACGGCGACGCCTTAAACGGCGTGGCCGGCGGCGTCACCGGCCTGTTCTACGGCGACGGCAGCCAGCTTATGGCCCAGTTGATCGGCATCATCACTAACTTTGTGTTTGTCTTTATCGTCATGTATGCCTTCTTCAAGGTGCTGAACATGATCATTCCCATTCGTGTGAAGCCTGAACACGAGCTGGAAGGATTGGATCAGCATGAAGTGGCCGTGTCTGCCTATCCGGAATTCGTCCTGCAGAAAACCCATCGTTAA
- a CDS encoding YnfA family protein codes for MVRTAFWYALAAVGEIAGCYAFYAWLRLGRSPWWIVPGLASLAAFALALTRVEAAAAGRIFAAYGGIYILASLVWMHVVEGQSPDRFDLAGAALCLAGSALILLAPR; via the coding sequence ATGGTTCGCACCGCATTCTGGTATGCGCTGGCCGCTGTGGGCGAAATCGCCGGCTGCTACGCCTTCTACGCCTGGCTGCGCCTTGGCCGTTCGCCCTGGTGGATTGTGCCCGGACTGGCCTCCCTGGCCGCCTTCGCCCTGGCGCTCACCCGGGTGGAGGCCGCTGCGGCCGGACGCATCTTCGCCGCCTACGGCGGCATCTACATCCTGGCCTCCCTGGTCTGGATGCATGTTGTCGAGGGGCAGTCCCCGGACCGCTTTGATCTGGCCGGCGCGGCCCTGTGTCTGGCCGGCAGCGCCCTCATCCTCCTGGCTCCGCGCTAA
- a CDS encoding PqqD family protein — MSRDAAMALAPVASRDVEQSSTSDGLVRLSVPVSVRPALAGLAKRFGAWDGRVLRKTVELDAVGTFVWQHINGRATVGEIAAALAARYGLDANEARLAVAEFLRQLGRRGAVGFAEPGTGKRGARP, encoded by the coding sequence ATGAGCCGGGATGCGGCCATGGCCCTGGCCCCGGTTGCCAGCCGCGACGTGGAGCAAAGCAGCACGTCGGACGGGCTGGTGCGCCTGTCCGTGCCCGTGTCCGTGCGACCGGCCCTGGCCGGGCTGGCCAAGCGGTTCGGAGCCTGGGACGGCCGGGTACTGCGAAAAACCGTGGAACTCGACGCCGTGGGCACGTTTGTGTGGCAACACATCAACGGCCGGGCGACGGTGGGGGAAATTGCCGCCGCCCTGGCCGCCCGCTACGGCTTGGACGCCAATGAGGCCCGACTGGCGGTAGCGGAATTTTTGCGCCAACTCGGTCGCCGGGGAGCGGTGGGATTTGCCGAACCCGGGACCGGAAAGCGGGGAGCCCGACCATGA
- a CDS encoding molybdopterin-dependent oxidoreductase — MTRITRRLALKLLGAAVAVGHLPARAWAYFIAALPTRTVEIEDFTFDAATGLVRQGGAANPYVLTVDGLVDRPASLDYAALGALPQVSQTVDFHCVEGWSVADLAWSGVRPATIAALVGPKPEARYVIFHALGRTRSRPEGLDHYVECLPLADLLHPAMDCLLALNLGGAPLPLAHGAPLRLLSPYDLAYKSIKFVTRLEFAAKPVDGWWTRANDVYDRIAPVPPDRLRQKDPRTR; from the coding sequence ATGACGCGCATCACCAGACGACTGGCGCTCAAACTGCTTGGAGCCGCCGTTGCCGTGGGGCATCTGCCGGCCCGGGCCTGGGCTTATTTCATTGCCGCGCTGCCGACGCGCACGGTGGAGATCGAGGATTTCACCTTTGATGCCGCAACCGGACTTGTGCGCCAGGGCGGGGCGGCCAACCCCTACGTTCTGACCGTGGACGGGCTGGTGGATCGTCCGGCCAGCCTGGATTATGCCGCCCTTGGCGCTTTGCCCCAGGTCTCCCAGACCGTGGATTTCCACTGCGTCGAGGGCTGGTCCGTGGCCGATCTGGCCTGGAGCGGGGTGCGCCCGGCGACCATTGCCGCGCTGGTTGGTCCCAAACCCGAGGCGCGCTACGTGATCTTTCACGCCCTGGGCCGGACCCGATCCCGGCCCGAGGGCCTTGACCATTATGTCGAATGCCTGCCCCTGGCCGATCTGCTGCACCCGGCCATGGACTGCCTGCTGGCCCTGAACCTGGGAGGCGCACCCCTGCCTCTGGCCCATGGCGCACCGCTGCGGCTCCTTTCGCCCTATGACCTGGCCTACAAGTCCATCAAGTTCGTCACGCGCCTGGAGTTCGCCGCCAAGCCGGTGGACGGCTGGTGGACCCGGGCCAACGACGTTTACGACCGCATCGCCCCCGTGCCCCCCGACCGCCTGCGCCAAAAAGACCCGCGTACGCGTTGA
- a CDS encoding DUF1254 domain-containing protein, with amino-acid sequence MKTTLPKVLLSTMLVLALLPLLTAHADIGLTSSEIEAIAEEGFIYGLPIVMNYGVMNEYVVNRDSGQFKAPFNHIKNEARVFTYKDTAIITPNSDTPYSLLWLDLRAEPIVLSVPAVEKGRYYSVMLEDGNTFIYGYIGSRATGSEAGDYMVVGPGWKGETPKGIKKVFHSTTQFSLVAYRTQLFNPQDMPNVVKVQSGYGVKPLSAFLGQPAPGRAPKIDFPKFSKEMVKTKFFDYLDFSLQFAPAGPEEKEIRAKLAKIGVGSGKTFNFDALSLEQKKAMAAGMEDGKAKIAEYLKTQLIRLNGWELSNFFGDRAFFNGDWLKRAAGAQAGIYGNESIEAAYPLATRLADGSPLDGSKSNYTLTFPANEFPPVNAFWSVTMYDGQTQFLIKNKINRYLINSPMLPDLKKNADGSLTLYIQKDSPGAEKESNWLPAPDGPIYLAMRLYWPRVESPTILPIGKGDWKPPVIVQSK; translated from the coding sequence ATGAAAACCACACTGCCGAAGGTCCTTCTGAGCACGATGCTTGTGCTCGCGTTGCTCCCTCTCCTTACAGCCCACGCGGACATAGGCCTCACTTCATCCGAAATTGAGGCCATCGCCGAGGAAGGCTTCATCTACGGTCTCCCTATCGTCATGAACTATGGGGTGATGAACGAATACGTCGTCAACCGCGATTCCGGCCAGTTCAAGGCCCCGTTCAACCACATCAAAAACGAGGCGCGCGTCTTCACCTACAAAGACACTGCGATCATCACGCCAAACAGCGACACGCCTTACTCGTTGCTGTGGCTCGACCTACGGGCGGAGCCAATTGTCCTGTCCGTTCCCGCTGTGGAAAAGGGCCGTTACTACTCGGTGATGCTTGAGGACGGCAACACATTCATTTACGGCTACATCGGAAGCCGCGCCACCGGGTCCGAAGCGGGCGACTATATGGTTGTCGGCCCAGGCTGGAAGGGAGAGACCCCGAAAGGGATCAAGAAAGTTTTTCACTCCACCACCCAATTCTCGCTGGTGGCCTACCGCACCCAGCTCTTCAATCCGCAAGACATGCCAAACGTGGTGAAAGTCCAGTCCGGTTACGGCGTGAAACCGCTCTCCGCGTTCCTCGGCCAGCCAGCCCCCGGCCGGGCGCCGAAGATCGATTTCCCGAAGTTCAGCAAAGAAATGGTGAAAACGAAATTTTTCGACTACCTGGATTTCTCGCTCCAATTCGCGCCTGCCGGTCCCGAGGAAAAGGAAATTCGCGCGAAGCTCGCCAAGATCGGAGTTGGCTCGGGCAAGACCTTCAACTTTGACGCGCTCTCTTTAGAGCAAAAGAAAGCAATGGCGGCAGGCATGGAGGACGGCAAAGCCAAAATCGCAGAATACCTCAAGACGCAGCTGATTCGGTTAAATGGCTGGGAGCTCAGCAACTTTTTTGGGGATCGCGCCTTTTTCAACGGCGATTGGCTGAAACGCGCTGCAGGGGCGCAAGCGGGAATCTATGGCAACGAGTCCATCGAAGCCGCCTATCCGCTGGCCACAAGACTGGCCGACGGCTCGCCGCTCGATGGAAGCAAGAGCAACTACACGCTCACCTTTCCGGCCAATGAATTCCCGCCGGTAAACGCCTTCTGGTCGGTGACCATGTACGACGGCCAGACCCAGTTTCTGATCAAGAACAAGATCAACCGCTACCTGATCAATTCGCCGATGCTGCCGGACTTGAAAAAGAACGCCGATGGATCGTTGACGCTCTACATTCAAAAGGACAGCCCGGGAGCCGAAAAAGAAAGCAACTGGCTCCCTGCCCCCGATGGTCCGATCTACCTCGCCATGCGCCTCTACTGGCCGCGCGTGGAGTCCCCGACGATCCTGCCGATCGGCAAGGGCGACTGGAAGCCGCCGGTTATCGTGCAGAGCAAGTAA
- a CDS encoding purine-nucleoside phosphorylase: protein MYYNDDVKRATEAAASRLGSIPAQCVGLVSGTGLGGIAAALADRREIATADLPGFPRSTAPSHAGLLALGRIESKPVLLLSGRLHLYEGHSPSDVASGVRLLAGLGVKTLVLTNAAGALDPHFAAGGLMRITDHINLTGKNPLTGPNDDGAGPRFPDMSQAYSRRLGELADAKALELGIRLERGVYAGVAGPSLETPAETRMLRLLGADAVGMSTVTEVIAARHLGLSVLAISCLTNLNLPDCMAETTLEAVIATAKQAEGNLTRLLTSVIPAC, encoded by the coding sequence ATGTATTATAACGATGATGTAAAGCGCGCCACCGAAGCGGCGGCCTCGCGGCTCGGGTCGATCCCGGCGCAGTGCGTGGGCCTGGTGTCCGGCACGGGCCTTGGCGGCATCGCCGCCGCCCTGGCCGACCGCCGGGAAATCGCCACCGCAGACCTTCCGGGCTTTCCCCGGTCCACGGCCCCAAGCCATGCCGGCCTTCTGGCCCTGGGACGGATCGAATCCAAACCGGTGCTGCTCCTCTCCGGCCGGCTGCATCTGTACGAAGGCCACTCCCCCAGCGACGTGGCCTCCGGCGTGCGCCTGCTGGCCGGACTGGGCGTCAAGACCCTGGTGCTGACCAACGCCGCCGGGGCCCTCGATCCCCACTTCGCCGCCGGCGGCCTCATGCGCATCACCGATCACATCAACCTGACCGGGAAAAACCCCCTGACCGGCCCCAACGACGACGGAGCCGGACCGCGTTTCCCGGACATGAGCCAGGCCTACAGCCGACGCCTGGGCGAGCTTGCCGACGCCAAGGCCCTGGAACTGGGCATCCGGCTGGAACGCGGCGTCTACGCCGGGGTGGCCGGGCCAAGCCTGGAAACGCCGGCCGAAACCCGGATGCTGCGCCTGCTTGGAGCCGATGCGGTCGGCATGTCCACCGTGACCGAGGTCATCGCCGCCCGACATCTGGGCCTTTCCGTGCTGGCCATCTCCTGCCTGACCAACCTCAATCTGCCCGACTGCATGGCCGAAACCACCCTGGAAGCCGTCATCGCCACGGCCAAACAAGCCGAAGGCAACCTGACGCGGCTACTGACCTCCGTTATTCCAGCATGTTAG
- a CDS encoding motility protein A: MDIATFLGLIVGIFMVLGAIFMGGTLGPFLNIHAIMIVFGGSLASICVTYPFQEVFQAFSAMLQIFSSRKVRDAEVVDMMVRIAEISRREGLIALENIQTDNAILKKACQLIADNANPSLIRETLRIEIGSMKQRHAVGEAVFKSLAGYAPAFGLVGTLIGLVQMFSRLDDPKSLGPAMAVAITATFYGALLCNLFFLPVAGKLRSRTLNETLQLEIIFEGAKCILENNNPRLVYEKLSSFVPPKDRHYGR, encoded by the coding sequence ATGGATATTGCCACTTTTCTTGGCCTGATCGTAGGCATTTTCATGGTGCTTGGCGCCATTTTTATGGGCGGTACGCTTGGCCCTTTTCTGAACATACATGCCATCATGATCGTTTTTGGCGGCTCGTTGGCTTCCATTTGCGTCACCTATCCCTTTCAGGAAGTCTTTCAGGCCTTCTCGGCCATGCTGCAGATTTTTTCCTCGCGCAAAGTCCGTGACGCCGAAGTGGTCGACATGATGGTGCGCATCGCCGAGATCAGTCGCCGCGAGGGCCTGATCGCCCTGGAGAACATCCAGACCGACAACGCCATCCTGAAAAAAGCCTGCCAGCTCATTGCCGACAACGCCAACCCAAGTCTCATCCGTGAGACCTTGCGTATCGAGATCGGTTCCATGAAGCAGCGCCACGCCGTGGGCGAGGCGGTGTTCAAGTCTCTGGCCGGGTACGCCCCGGCTTTCGGACTGGTCGGCACCTTGATTGGTCTGGTCCAAATGTTCTCCCGCCTTGATGACCCCAAGAGTCTGGGGCCGGCCATGGCCGTGGCCATCACGGCCACCTTCTACGGGGCGCTGTTGTGCAACCTCTTTTTCCTGCCCGTGGCCGGCAAACTCCGCTCCAGAACGCTTAACGAGACGCTCCAGCTTGAAATCATCTTCGAAGGGGCCAAGTGCATCCTGGAGAACAACAACCCCCGTCTGGTTTACGAAAAGCTCTCTTCTTTCGTACCGCCCAAGGACCGCCATTATGGCCGATGA
- a CDS encoding OmpA/MotB family protein, protein MADDDYDALGEEREESGPSHHWLISLADMSMLLMSFFILLFSMSSVDSKKFSESVSSVKSALGGKDSGATMAPISSGDMNVLVEQAKIKQRIIGEQRRVYDQFRSFVSSKGLEGVVAATLEAGKITVNFPAGVLFPKDGVDLTDEGKARIRTMFEFLIKTSGERINIRGFTDDAPPGGGSRFRDNWEISSLRAVAVLRYLVSLGMAPNRLTATGLADLEPLYPNDTPDHRARNQRVEFVLERWIGE, encoded by the coding sequence ATGGCCGATGACGACTACGACGCCCTGGGGGAAGAGCGCGAGGAATCCGGGCCGTCCCATCACTGGCTCATTTCCCTGGCAGACATGTCCATGTTGTTGATGAGCTTTTTTATTTTGCTTTTTTCCATGTCCAGCGTCGACTCGAAGAAATTTTCGGAATCGGTGTCCTCGGTCAAGTCGGCGTTGGGCGGCAAGGACAGCGGCGCGACCATGGCTCCGATTTCCTCCGGCGACATGAATGTGCTGGTGGAACAGGCCAAGATCAAGCAGCGCATTATCGGCGAGCAGCGGCGCGTCTACGACCAGTTCCGCTCCTTCGTGTCCAGCAAAGGGCTTGAGGGCGTTGTTGCGGCCACCCTGGAAGCTGGTAAGATCACAGTCAATTTCCCGGCCGGCGTGCTGTTCCCCAAGGATGGCGTGGATCTCACCGACGAGGGCAAGGCCAGAATTCGCACCATGTTTGAATTTCTCATTAAAACCTCCGGCGAACGGATCAATATCCGGGGGTTCACCGATGACGCCCCGCCGGGAGGCGGCAGCCGGTTTCGGGACAACTGGGAAATCTCGTCGTTACGGGCAGTTGCCGTTTTGCGCTATCTCGTCTCCCTGGGGATGGCCCCCAACCGATTGACAGCCACCGGATTAGCTGATTTAGAACCCCTCTACCCCAACGACACCCCCGATCACCGGGCCAGGAATCAACGCGTGGAGTTTGTGTTGGAACGCTGGATCGGCGAATAG
- a CDS encoding PilZ domain-containing protein, with the protein MMDVTFQLEGEGGKRAAHRERVKGLVARLDDENTVYVVHDVSASGVALVDAEGRLVAGRVCRLALGIGPRELIAGLPATVVRRADAGLVGLAFGALGLRQEAWLDKLILEIQKRRIDLRRSREDAENPEDKKTDRVDEKT; encoded by the coding sequence ATGATGGACGTCACGTTCCAGCTGGAAGGCGAGGGCGGCAAACGAGCGGCCCATCGTGAGCGCGTGAAGGGCCTCGTGGCCCGCCTTGACGATGAGAATACGGTGTATGTCGTCCATGACGTCAGCGCCTCGGGCGTGGCCCTGGTCGACGCCGAAGGACGGCTTGTTGCCGGACGCGTCTGCCGTCTGGCCCTGGGCATCGGCCCACGGGAACTCATTGCCGGACTGCCGGCCACGGTGGTTCGCCGGGCCGACGCCGGCCTTGTCGGACTGGCCTTTGGCGCGCTCGGTTTGCGGCAGGAAGCCTGGCTCGACAAGCTGATCCTGGAGATTCAAAAGCGGCGCATCGATTTGCGCAGATCGCGCGAGGACGCCGAAAACCCTGAGGATAAAAAGACCGATCGTGTCGACGAAAAAACATAA
- a CDS encoding biotin carboxylase N-terminal domain-containing protein: MSTKKHKVLVANRGEIAIRIIQACVSLGLDFVCVYTRADEASGHLALARSLGGPDAAYRVSSYHDANEILAVADHAGATAIHPGYGFFAEDFRFARRVAERKRSLIFIGPTWRIIRSLGDKINTKRLARSLSIPTVPGSDRPVYDELEAEEIAETLFAFQAEQGISNSVVLVKASAGGGGMGIEEIYDIEQFKTVYRRIRNYAKRQFHDEGVLIEQRIFDFNHLEVQIVADRTGKGIVHFGTRNCTIQSTGRQKRVEIAPGFRPGEVSYAFDAAKVLDDIVGYSLAMARETGYDNVGTWEWIVSPTGQPFLMEVNTRIQVENGVSAAISRVRGQGGVNIIAEQIRLGLGDPIGYDQSDITFEGVGIEYRIIAEDPANRFTPWVGRIDQFLAPTLPYASLHTHIPMDAPYEIPTEYDPNLALAIVWGKDLAEAKKRGVEYLDELTLSGADGTGTELKSNVRFLREKTATILQF, from the coding sequence GTGTCGACGAAAAAACATAAAGTCCTGGTGGCCAACCGGGGCGAAATAGCCATTCGCATCATCCAGGCTTGCGTTTCGCTCGGCCTGGATTTTGTTTGCGTCTACACCCGGGCCGACGAAGCCTCGGGCCATCTGGCCCTGGCCCGGTCGCTCGGCGGCCCTGACGCGGCCTACCGCGTCAGCTCCTACCATGACGCCAATGAAATTCTGGCCGTGGCCGACCACGCCGGAGCAACCGCCATCCATCCCGGCTACGGCTTTTTCGCCGAGGATTTCCGCTTTGCCCGTCGGGTGGCCGAACGCAAGCGCAGCCTGATCTTTATCGGACCGACCTGGCGCATCATCCGGTCGCTTGGCGACAAGATCAACACCAAGCGTCTGGCCCGCAGCCTGTCCATCCCCACCGTTCCCGGTTCCGACCGGCCCGTCTACGACGAGCTGGAGGCCGAGGAGATCGCCGAAACCCTGTTCGCCTTCCAGGCCGAGCAGGGCATCAGCAATTCCGTGGTCCTGGTCAAGGCCTCGGCCGGCGGCGGCGGCATGGGCATCGAGGAAATCTACGACATCGAGCAATTCAAGACCGTGTACCGGCGCATCCGCAACTATGCCAAGCGCCAGTTCCACGACGAGGGCGTGCTGATCGAACAGCGCATCTTCGATTTCAACCACCTCGAAGTCCAGATCGTGGCCGACCGGACCGGCAAGGGCATTGTCCATTTCGGCACGCGCAACTGCACCATCCAGTCCACCGGCCGGCAAAAGCGCGTGGAAATCGCCCCGGGCTTCCGCCCCGGCGAGGTCAGCTACGCCTTTGACGCGGCCAAGGTCCTTGACGATATCGTGGGCTACTCCCTGGCCATGGCCAGAGAGACCGGCTACGACAACGTCGGCACCTGGGAGTGGATCGTCTCGCCCACGGGCCAGCCCTTCCTCATGGAAGTCAACACCCGCATCCAGGTGGAAAACGGGGTGTCGGCAGCCATTTCGCGCGTGCGCGGCCAGGGCGGCGTCAACATCATCGCCGAACAGATCCGCCTGGGTCTGGGCGATCCCATCGGCTACGACCAGTCCGACATCACTTTTGAGGGCGTTGGCATCGAGTACCGCATCATTGCCGAGGACCCGGCCAACCGGTTCACCCCCTGGGTGGGACGCATTGACCAGTTCCTGGCCCCGACCCTGCCCTATGCCTCCCTGCACACCCACATCCCCATGGACGCGCCCTACGAGATTCCCACCGAATACGATCCCAACCTCGCCCTGGCCATTGTCTGGGGCAAGGACTTGGCCGAGGCCAAGAAACGGGGCGTGGAGTATCTTGACGAGCTGACCTTGTCCGGGGCTGACGGCACGGGAACGGAACTCAAGTCCAACGTCCGTTTCCTGCGGGAAAAAACCGCCACGATCCTGCAATTTTAA